A portion of the Chlamydia caviae GPIC genome contains these proteins:
- a CDS encoding type I restriction enzyme HsdR N-terminal domain-containing protein, with the protein MSSSNLPSPLDSISSNEQTSTNENSLTIFDPIRHKILASTPEEKVRQELIAFLIEELLYPPALIIVEKGLKTLFPLLARKTIRLPRRRPDLLVITPATYTNSEGKTYNLGHPKPLLLIECKARVINQQTVNQLLSYNYIIGAPCLSLVCYKKQQTGFLNPKTQTLDFYPGLPSYSQLLSYYLTLNSAQPIN; encoded by the coding sequence ATGTCCTCATCGAACCTACCATCGCCCCTGGATTCCATATCTTCTAATGAGCAGACATCTACAAATGAAAATTCTTTAACTATCTTTGATCCCATACGGCATAAGATCTTGGCGTCAACACCCGAAGAAAAGGTTCGCCAAGAACTTATTGCCTTTCTGATCGAAGAATTACTTTATCCTCCGGCCCTCATTATCGTGGAAAAGGGGCTTAAAACCTTATTCCCGCTTCTTGCTCGTAAGACTATACGCCTTCCACGACGACGTCCTGATCTTCTTGTCATCACACCAGCAACATATACGAATTCCGAAGGCAAAACCTATAATCTAGGGCATCCCAAGCCCCTTCTGCTTATCGAGTGCAAAGCTCGAGTAATTAACCAGCAAACGGTGAATCAGCTGTTAAGCTACAACTATATTATTGGGGCCCCGTGTCTCTCTCTTGTATGTTATAAAAAACAACAAACAGGATTTTTAAATCCCAAAACACAAACCCTGGATTTTTATCCAGGGCTGCCCAGCTACTCTCAGCTACTTTCTTATTATCTTACATTAAACTCTGCACAACCTATAAACTGA
- the recO gene encoding DNA repair protein RecO, producing the protein MHTLTPAIALQNLPLGKNHCVTTIFSPLGLLTFFAKQGQSIYCDFREALIPLSLGIYSLDYSPPKMRKLICAEVKNPFSEIKSSLSLLQAAGKMAQSILESQWQEKPSQELFSLFLNFLHRLPESKNPEMFAAAFLLKLLQYEGILDLSSTCAHCKKTISSPNFYRYQGRKFCLEHRPENAVMIENEEEQILCALIHAKRFQDLLHLSNFHLEFSEKITLIFESTIHEGKNKKLP; encoded by the coding sequence ATGCACACCCTCACCCCAGCTATTGCATTACAAAACCTCCCCCTTGGAAAAAATCACTGTGTAACCACGATATTTTCTCCTCTGGGACTTCTTACGTTTTTTGCAAAGCAAGGTCAGTCTATTTATTGTGATTTTAGAGAAGCTCTTATCCCCCTATCCCTGGGAATCTATAGCCTAGATTATTCCCCGCCAAAAATGCGTAAGCTAATTTGCGCAGAGGTAAAAAATCCCTTTTCAGAGATAAAATCCTCTCTTTCCCTACTGCAAGCAGCGGGGAAAATGGCCCAAAGTATTTTAGAATCACAATGGCAAGAAAAGCCCTCTCAAGAGCTCTTTTCCTTATTTTTAAATTTCCTACACCGCTTACCAGAAAGTAAAAATCCTGAAATGTTTGCAGCAGCGTTCCTGCTCAAACTTCTACAATATGAAGGAATCCTAGACCTATCCTCAACATGCGCACATTGTAAAAAAACGATTAGTTCTCCAAATTTCTATCGTTATCAAGGGCGAAAATTCTGCCTAGAACATCGTCCAGAAAATGCCGTGATGATAGAAAATGAAGAAGAACAAATTCTCTGTGCACTGATTCATGCTAAGAGATTTCAAGATCTCCTACATCTATCAAATTTTCACTTAGAGTTTTCAGAAAAGATTACCCTCATATTTGAAAGTACCATTCATGAAGGAAAGAACAAGAAATTACCGTAA
- a CDS encoding sigma-54-dependent transcriptional regulator has protein sequence MNIERVLIIDDEPLLRDFLSELLLSRGFSPCTADNVKQGCQKIRSEKYDLIISDMNMPDGSGLDIIKVAKAYAPQTPVLVITAYGTIENAVKAMHQGAFNYLTKPFSSEALFAFIAKAEELQNLVNEHLLLKSQISSESHPLIAESPSMKDLLSKARKAADSSANIFIHGESGCGKEVLSFFIHKNSPRACQPYIKVNCAAIPETLLESEFFGHEKGAFTGATAKKAGRFELAHTGTLLLDEITEVPINLQAKLLRAIQEKEFEHLGGTKTLSVDVRILATSNRNLKEAVDQKIFRQDLFYRLNVIPLYLPPLRERKEDILPLAQYFLEKFCRLNNKPIKTLSESARSALLDYSWPGNIRELSNVLERVVILESPTYLTDTMLALC, from the coding sequence ATGAATATAGAAAGAGTGCTAATAATAGACGATGAACCCTTGCTCAGAGACTTTCTTTCTGAACTTCTTTTATCGCGAGGATTCTCCCCATGTACTGCGGATAATGTGAAGCAGGGTTGTCAAAAGATTCGGTCTGAGAAATATGACCTGATCATCTCCGACATGAATATGCCCGACGGTAGTGGCTTGGATATTATTAAAGTAGCTAAAGCATATGCTCCGCAAACCCCCGTCTTGGTGATCACAGCTTATGGCACTATAGAGAATGCTGTAAAGGCTATGCATCAAGGCGCTTTCAACTATCTCACCAAGCCTTTCTCCTCCGAGGCACTGTTTGCATTCATAGCAAAAGCTGAAGAACTACAAAATCTTGTAAACGAGCATCTTTTGCTAAAGTCGCAAATTTCATCGGAATCGCACCCTCTAATCGCAGAAAGCCCTTCAATGAAGGATTTATTGTCTAAAGCAAGAAAAGCCGCCGATAGCTCCGCAAACATCTTTATTCATGGGGAATCTGGATGTGGGAAAGAAGTCCTTTCCTTTTTCATTCATAAAAACTCTCCTAGAGCTTGCCAACCCTACATAAAGGTGAATTGTGCAGCTATTCCCGAAACTCTGTTAGAGTCAGAGTTTTTTGGTCATGAAAAGGGTGCGTTTACAGGAGCTACGGCAAAAAAAGCCGGGCGTTTTGAACTTGCACATACAGGGACTCTCTTATTAGATGAAATTACAGAAGTCCCCATTAATCTTCAAGCAAAGCTCCTTAGAGCTATTCAAGAGAAAGAATTCGAACATCTCGGCGGGACCAAAACCCTATCGGTAGATGTGCGCATCCTCGCGACATCCAACCGCAACCTTAAGGAAGCTGTAGATCAAAAGATCTTCAGACAAGACCTGTTTTACCGTCTTAACGTCATTCCCCTCTACCTTCCTCCTTTAAGGGAGAGAAAAGAAGATATCCTCCCCCTGGCGCAGTACTTCTTAGAAAAATTTTGTAGATTGAACAATAAGCCTATAAAAACTCTCTCAGAAAGCGCACGTTCTGCTCTTCTTGACTACTCATGGCCGGGAAATATCCGAGAGCTCTCTAATGTATTGGAAAGGGTGGTTATCCTAGAAAGCCCCACCTACCTCACCGATACTATGCTCGCTCTCTGCTAA
- a CDS encoding membrane protein: MASSSTPNSLASSLNPESTQSRLSLFSDLTPLERGEVSSVWKTRCQLASCIGLFCLSLLTICAGALVLTLLPATPVIIGVAFIALGSVLLVTSLLLHFATRPNKKTAMQKVNIQDLQAQLQALLATTDARGLAINGFDPNGDPQLIIQGRENLLARFDRDLRKKEVDLYRLISSEAENRHCALSDLSEFREMQERVSEELELLYRSYNQHIAGTRDTGDDERLTRLYHERDLLIQELVGVGIEKSNQTEAVRNLQTTLNTLVQRIRLLENQIANEAGTRQRHEGLVAGLQPLLQEQNSLLSRLSQSYEALIALSIRDESLTNQRIDLEKEIQSLMESTSERLLLNREYRDKYLRSAGAINQLTNSLREKEARLLGLTQELEGLTDEVERLRNRQPVGEYSQEDIDFQRNAIEVKDAAIEQLREQLASYRRLIDEAVAVNSQIAKRTEESEIRALHIAALEQREKVLGTKIHALQGDIDRYAAEQQRLRLENEELRELVLTAESNPGSNAQIEALQREIQRITADLNVVVRERIDISDSLSLARTQLTESQLRYASLREEVLAKDEEIAGLEIEMSRLRADIRIYDSDIAHLQNSLQGGSELRGTINALRDEIKRLEKEKLDLNTRMLAAVEQNRVNVDLLQQSEKEKERLLQEVQALRMRYDQEKAALQDQVAQLQQTMHDRYLEHIETTSRLKLENEQLEKLLKDANRMARYSEEGAMQMLAAQLITLSSNIKQRKKTEVQRLEFSEMLAFTAPRFFGNVGMNISCRWLRPGIYLEAELPASATDAQKRGVIEQRCLREWFLALLGSFTIQQVEAIAQRANALVAESGEQQPALDELFNDLAEEFPEIRASSGTLTEWLSTCYSYVTDLPMFNDYAHWTSFLFSMLRKMHRDAGGLLENLSEEENKFLSMVSCFYGKIPLVLGSIGHGLGTTPGAANPLGDCNYENLGNVSWNRLIRVVEQVLAVRSGLNGPQLLEMRDISEGMQRSDALAQRYSRTTWTPPRDL, from the coding sequence ATGGCCTCTTCTTCAACACCAAATTCCTTGGCTTCTTCGTTGAACCCAGAAAGTACACAGTCTCGTTTATCCTTATTTTCGGATTTAACTCCTTTAGAGAGAGGGGAAGTTTCTTCCGTTTGGAAAACGCGGTGTCAGCTTGCCTCCTGTATAGGGCTATTTTGTTTATCTTTGCTTACTATTTGTGCTGGAGCTTTAGTTTTAACTTTACTGCCGGCAACTCCTGTAATTATTGGGGTGGCGTTTATAGCCCTTGGTAGCGTTTTGTTGGTTACAAGTTTGTTATTACACTTTGCAACACGGCCGAACAAGAAAACGGCGATGCAAAAGGTAAATATTCAAGATTTGCAGGCGCAACTTCAGGCTCTGCTCGCGACTACAGATGCGCGTGGTTTAGCTATAAACGGTTTTGATCCTAATGGCGATCCGCAATTAATAATTCAAGGGCGAGAGAATCTCTTAGCAAGATTTGATAGAGATTTGCGTAAAAAAGAAGTGGATTTATACCGTCTTATATCTTCTGAAGCGGAAAATAGACATTGTGCTTTGTCTGATTTATCAGAGTTTCGTGAGATGCAAGAGCGGGTTAGCGAGGAGTTAGAACTTTTATACCGTTCTTATAATCAGCATATAGCAGGAACGAGAGATACAGGAGATGATGAGCGTTTGACAAGGCTTTATCATGAGAGAGATTTGCTGATTCAAGAGCTTGTTGGTGTGGGGATTGAAAAATCCAATCAAACCGAAGCGGTTAGGAATTTACAAACTACATTAAATACTCTGGTTCAACGTATCAGATTATTAGAGAACCAAATTGCTAATGAGGCGGGTACTAGACAGCGACATGAGGGATTGGTAGCGGGCCTACAACCTCTATTACAAGAGCAAAATAGTTTATTATCCCGGCTCTCTCAATCATACGAAGCGCTCATTGCCTTATCTATACGTGATGAGAGCCTGACAAATCAACGTATTGATTTAGAAAAGGAGATTCAATCTCTTATGGAATCTACATCTGAGCGGCTCTTGCTTAATCGTGAATATAGAGATAAGTACCTACGTTCTGCGGGGGCGATAAATCAATTAACTAATAGCTTACGTGAAAAAGAAGCGAGGCTTTTAGGGCTTACTCAGGAATTAGAAGGCTTAACTGATGAGGTGGAAAGACTCCGCAATCGTCAGCCGGTTGGAGAATATTCTCAAGAGGATATCGATTTCCAACGCAATGCCATAGAAGTTAAAGATGCAGCTATTGAGCAGTTGCGAGAACAGCTTGCAAGTTATAGACGCCTGATTGATGAGGCGGTTGCTGTCAATAGTCAGATTGCTAAAAGGACTGAGGAGAGTGAAATACGTGCTCTGCATATTGCAGCTTTAGAGCAAAGAGAGAAAGTCTTAGGGACGAAGATTCATGCGCTACAAGGGGATATTGATAGATACGCAGCAGAGCAACAACGTTTACGTCTGGAAAATGAAGAGTTGCGGGAGCTAGTATTAACCGCAGAGAGCAATCCAGGCTCTAATGCACAAATAGAGGCTCTTCAAAGAGAGATTCAAAGAATAACAGCAGATTTAAACGTTGTGGTTAGAGAACGAATAGATATTTCTGACTCACTTTCTCTTGCACGAACACAATTGACAGAGTCGCAATTGCGCTATGCGAGTCTTAGAGAAGAGGTTTTAGCTAAGGATGAGGAAATTGCTGGTCTTGAAATAGAAATGAGTAGGCTACGCGCTGATATCCGTATTTATGATAGTGATATTGCTCACTTGCAAAACTCTTTACAAGGTGGCTCAGAACTACGTGGCACTATAAATGCCTTAAGAGATGAGATTAAGAGATTAGAGAAAGAGAAACTTGATCTTAATACACGTATGTTGGCGGCGGTTGAGCAAAACCGTGTGAATGTAGACCTACTGCAACAAAGTGAGAAGGAAAAAGAAAGACTTCTTCAAGAGGTTCAAGCTTTACGCATGCGCTATGATCAAGAGAAAGCTGCTTTGCAAGATCAGGTAGCTCAGTTGCAGCAGACAATGCACGACCGTTATCTAGAGCACATAGAAACGACCTCGCGATTAAAATTAGAAAACGAGCAGTTAGAAAAACTTCTCAAAGACGCCAATAGAATGGCAAGGTATAGCGAAGAAGGTGCTATGCAGATGTTGGCGGCACAGCTAATTACTTTATCCTCTAACATAAAGCAAAGGAAAAAAACTGAAGTACAACGCCTAGAATTTTCAGAGATGCTTGCTTTTACTGCTCCGAGATTCTTCGGTAATGTAGGCATGAATATATCTTGTAGATGGTTACGCCCCGGAATATATTTAGAAGCAGAACTCCCTGCAAGTGCTACAGATGCGCAAAAGCGTGGGGTTATTGAACAACGTTGCTTGCGTGAATGGTTCCTTGCATTGCTAGGGTCCTTCACCATACAACAGGTAGAGGCGATAGCGCAAAGAGCGAATGCTTTAGTTGCAGAATCTGGGGAACAACAACCCGCTCTTGATGAGTTGTTTAATGATTTGGCTGAAGAATTCCCTGAAATCCGCGCTTCTTCTGGAACACTTACCGAATGGCTGTCAACTTGCTATAGCTATGTGACAGACCTGCCGATGTTCAATGACTATGCACATTGGACAAGCTTCTTATTCTCGATGTTGAGGAAAATGCATAGAGATGCCGGGGGACTACTAGAGAACCTCTCTGAGGAAGAAAATAAATTCTTAAGCATGGTGTCATGCTTCTATGGGAAGATTCCTTTAGTATTAGGAAGTATTGGTCATGGTCTAGGAACAACACCGGGAGCAGCAAATCCTTTAGGTGATTGCAACTATGAGAATCTAGGAAATGTGTCCTGGAATCGCTTAATAAGAGTTGTCGAACAAGTTTTAGCTGTCAGAAGTGGTCTTAATGGTCCGCAACTCTTAGAGATGCGTGATATTTCTGAGGGCATGCAAAGAAGCGATGCATTAGCTCAAAGGTATTCACGAACCACTTGGACTCCCCCAAGAGATCTTTAA
- a CDS encoding LysM peptidoglycan-binding domain-containing protein, translated as MALQKATRWLWQALVLSAVLNIVFLLLFYSTIFRKDIYKLRLFSGPLVAKSCQVKSIPEDFLENLAEASLEELYRLLDEDHLLYGRPLKLWALSVAIHTYDVDVGSALSHPLTFTQLRSKGKTWLLPNIDEREYSLIRRYLSRERYPFTSRGLFVSISKNLEQGVVDEDCLYHFCHTPEFLYLRTLLCGADERVASVASLARMVIRNGEQIFFSLCNEHNRTTAISDRQRQKVLSAYVSLGEPLAALLLLVHDEDWVIHEFTDEALKAFINLLPEESSYSQNFISRVLSTPRSFVAHDVSVVETPVADAKEAVFEDYIVKDGDSLWLIARRYGVTIEEIMRVNHMTHHRLLPGKCLKLPLKSS; from the coding sequence ATGGCCCTGCAAAAAGCGACCCGGTGGCTGTGGCAAGCTTTAGTTTTAAGTGCGGTGTTAAATATTGTTTTCTTGCTTTTGTTTTATTCAACTATCTTTCGAAAGGATATTTATAAACTACGTTTATTTTCTGGTCCTTTAGTGGCGAAAAGTTGTCAGGTGAAATCTATCCCTGAGGATTTTTTAGAGAATTTGGCAGAAGCTTCTCTTGAAGAGCTTTACCGTTTGTTAGATGAAGATCATTTGCTTTATGGCCGCCCACTAAAGTTATGGGCGTTGAGTGTGGCCATCCACACTTATGATGTGGATGTGGGCAGTGCACTCTCTCATCCTCTGACATTCACGCAATTGCGTAGCAAAGGGAAAACCTGGTTACTCCCCAATATTGATGAGAGAGAATACAGTTTAATACGGCGTTATTTATCTCGCGAACGTTATCCTTTTACTTCTCGAGGTTTGTTTGTTTCTATTTCTAAAAATTTAGAGCAGGGTGTTGTTGACGAGGATTGTCTATACCATTTTTGTCATACTCCGGAATTTCTTTATTTACGTACCTTACTTTGTGGTGCTGACGAGCGTGTTGCTTCTGTGGCTTCTTTAGCCAGGATGGTAATACGTAATGGGGAACAAATCTTTTTTTCACTATGCAACGAACATAACCGCACTACGGCAATTTCTGATCGACAACGTCAGAAAGTTTTATCTGCCTATGTGAGCTTAGGAGAACCTTTAGCGGCTTTGTTATTACTCGTTCATGATGAAGATTGGGTGATTCATGAGTTCACAGATGAAGCTCTGAAGGCTTTTATCAATCTTCTTCCTGAGGAATCTTCTTATAGTCAAAATTTTATTTCCCGTGTGCTCTCAACGCCACGCTCTTTTGTTGCTCATGACGTGAGTGTTGTAGAAACTCCTGTTGCTGATGCTAAAGAGGCTGTTTTTGAAGATTATATTGTAAAAGACGGCGATTCATTATGGTTGATAGCGCGTCGTTATGGAGTGACTATTGAGGAGATCATGCGTGTAAATCACATGACTCATCATCGTCTACTGCCGGGGAAATGTCTAAAGCTTCCTCTAAAGTCGTCATAG
- the yidD gene encoding membrane protein insertion efficiency factor YidD yields the protein MSFKLFIKNLPTNLCCGLIHIYRWTISPLLGSPCRFFPTCSQYALQALKHHGCIKGLGLTIKRIGKCGPWHPGGVDLVPMTTLEEALDISPAVDDDESCDLHA from the coding sequence ATGTCATTTAAATTATTTATAAAAAACCTGCCCACAAACCTATGTTGTGGCCTTATCCATATCTACAGATGGACAATCTCTCCTTTGCTAGGAAGCCCCTGTAGATTTTTCCCCACATGTTCACAGTATGCCCTGCAAGCTCTAAAACATCATGGATGCATTAAAGGACTGGGGTTAACAATAAAAAGAATAGGAAAATGTGGGCCTTGGCATCCAGGAGGGGTAGATCTCGTTCCTATGACGACTTTAGAGGAAGCTTTAGACATTTCCCCGGCAGTAGACGATGATGAGTCATGTGATTTACACGCATGA
- the pheT gene encoding phenylalanine--tRNA ligase subunit beta, with protein MRVSLSSLQRFFSSPLPIKQIIEACDHIGIETEVETLLTCSFSSIITAKVLKTVPHPNADKLVVATLFDGQQEYQIVCGAPNCRPGIIIPLALPGAKLHDHEGNAYTIKKSKLRGVESQGMCCGADELGFAHLQTTERGLFEFPENTPLGESACALLADTFIECSLTPNLGHCASLLGLAREITYVTNVDLVLPPEFVCTPLETITKETSGQDQHLCPIFCCVKISGVSAQASPQELQNALGGLKQKSINSIVDITNYIMLSLGQPLHVYDANAVDIDSLHAQKAQKDEPLKLLNNEEVLVPQGTAIICDKDHTVGLAGVMGSLDSSFNDATTEIILEAAYFLPSAIRASQTHVPIHSEAAYRFTRGIDPNNVLPALYAAIHYIQKLFPNAKVSPIQVLGSTPQASTLSFRTELVGKILGMPLHASQVRDQLHSLGFNISSEENSILSVNIPSYRHDIQEEIDLVEEVCRTQPWKVENKKAPAIYSPMYSLKRRVVDFLANSGLQQFFTCDLLDTETAALNREEADCISLQGSKQATVLRDSLLPGLLKSTATNLNRQAPYVHAFEVGTTYTKKSSKYQETQSLGIILSGQAEEISWISHERPLSFYSIKGWIERLFQYLHVSSQAYAIQPYEHANFHPYQQAEIHLHKHVLGRFGTLHPQLCKKAQIKHSVFFAELSLDSLLHTQKKALHLYKPYPIYPSSFRDITLTVHESVPADSLRKKLLSFHSKWLESVSIISIYQNKNPTTQNKNVSLRLVFQDKERTLSNQEIEEEHERLLAMLNAQINDTKGTID; from the coding sequence ATGCGAGTCTCTTTATCCTCATTACAAAGATTTTTTTCTTCTCCTTTACCTATAAAGCAAATTATAGAAGCTTGTGATCATATAGGTATAGAAACTGAAGTAGAAACTCTTCTTACTTGTTCTTTCTCTTCTATCATCACAGCAAAAGTACTAAAAACAGTTCCCCATCCTAATGCTGATAAACTCGTAGTCGCTACTCTTTTTGATGGACAACAAGAATACCAAATAGTTTGCGGGGCTCCTAATTGCCGCCCTGGCATCATAATTCCTCTAGCTCTCCCAGGAGCAAAACTCCATGATCACGAAGGCAATGCCTACACAATAAAAAAATCTAAACTACGTGGCGTGGAATCCCAAGGTATGTGCTGCGGCGCAGATGAATTAGGATTTGCTCATCTACAAACAACAGAAAGAGGCCTTTTTGAATTCCCTGAAAATACACCTTTAGGAGAAAGTGCATGCGCTCTTCTTGCCGACACATTTATCGAATGTTCCTTAACTCCTAATTTAGGCCACTGCGCCTCGCTTTTAGGCCTTGCTAGAGAAATTACCTATGTAACAAACGTAGATCTTGTTCTCCCCCCAGAATTTGTATGTACTCCTCTAGAAACAATTACAAAAGAAACTTCAGGACAAGATCAACATCTTTGCCCTATCTTTTGCTGTGTAAAAATTTCTGGAGTCTCTGCTCAAGCTTCTCCTCAAGAGCTACAAAATGCTCTCGGAGGACTCAAGCAAAAATCTATTAATTCCATTGTAGACATCACCAATTACATTATGTTGTCTTTAGGACAACCTCTACATGTCTACGATGCTAACGCTGTGGATATCGATTCTCTACATGCTCAAAAAGCACAAAAAGATGAACCTTTAAAGCTGTTAAATAACGAAGAAGTGCTTGTCCCTCAGGGAACAGCAATCATCTGCGATAAAGATCATACTGTAGGTTTGGCAGGTGTCATGGGAAGTTTAGATTCTTCTTTCAATGACGCAACAACAGAGATTATTTTAGAAGCTGCATATTTCCTCCCGAGCGCAATACGTGCTTCACAAACACACGTCCCCATACACTCTGAAGCTGCCTACCGTTTTACAAGAGGCATTGATCCCAACAATGTTTTACCAGCTCTCTACGCAGCTATTCATTACATACAAAAACTTTTCCCTAATGCTAAAGTATCTCCTATCCAAGTTTTAGGTTCTACACCACAAGCCTCTACTTTATCGTTCCGTACAGAACTAGTAGGGAAGATTCTTGGAATGCCCTTACATGCTTCTCAAGTAAGAGATCAACTTCATTCGTTAGGATTTAACATTTCTTCCGAAGAAAACTCTATTCTATCTGTAAATATCCCTTCGTATCGTCATGATATCCAAGAAGAAATCGATCTTGTTGAAGAAGTTTGCAGAACACAACCTTGGAAAGTTGAGAATAAGAAAGCTCCTGCTATTTACAGCCCTATGTACTCTCTTAAACGAAGGGTCGTAGACTTTTTAGCAAATTCAGGACTACAACAGTTTTTCACTTGTGATCTTCTAGATACAGAAACAGCAGCATTAAATAGAGAAGAGGCTGATTGTATCTCTTTACAAGGCTCTAAGCAGGCTACTGTATTGCGAGACTCTTTGCTCCCTGGATTATTAAAAAGCACGGCAACAAATCTCAATCGACAAGCTCCCTATGTGCATGCTTTTGAGGTAGGAACGACGTACACAAAGAAAAGTTCAAAGTATCAAGAAACACAAAGTTTAGGGATCATCCTATCAGGACAGGCAGAAGAAATATCTTGGATATCTCACGAACGTCCCCTATCGTTTTATTCAATAAAAGGATGGATTGAGAGACTATTTCAATATCTACATGTTTCTTCACAAGCATATGCAATTCAACCCTATGAGCATGCAAATTTCCATCCCTACCAACAGGCCGAAATTCATCTTCATAAGCATGTGCTAGGACGATTTGGAACCTTGCATCCGCAATTATGTAAAAAAGCCCAGATAAAACATTCTGTATTTTTTGCTGAACTTTCTTTAGATTCTCTTCTACATACCCAGAAGAAAGCCTTGCATCTATACAAACCCTACCCTATTTATCCCTCTTCATTCAGGGATATAACACTGACTGTTCATGAGTCTGTACCCGCAGATTCCTTAAGGAAAAAACTTTTAAGTTTCCATTCTAAATGGCTTGAAAGTGTTTCTATTATCAGTATATATCAAAATAAGAACCCTACTACTCAGAATAAAAATGTTTCTTTACGTCTTGTATTTCAAGACAAGGAAAGAACATTATCTAATCAAGAAATAGAAGAAGAACATGAGCGTTTACTTGCCATGCTTAACGCGCAAATAAACGATACAAAAGGAACTATCGATTAA
- a CDS encoding RMD1 family protein has product MRCTAHCTASSYNLHVLFHLLKTRFPTVLSREYVLVSSEDPQECDKIAVFFPFGVAVFWGWEEFEEIKILQSIVSASPEILPQPEIDCYNFHYGEKLQIRRDRLILADSQLNTKLAISFGLAQSVKLTIFEATIYKTIEDSKRLPQDLATKGKISMPRKAIAKKIGKLFLDKASVNLHSDILDEPDFFWEHPETQPIYIDVLNCLDINARINVLNHRLTILGDVLEILNDQLNHQHSSSLEWTIIWLIMLEVSVALLKDVFNVI; this is encoded by the coding sequence ATGCGTTGTACTGCCCATTGCACAGCTTCATCTTATAACTTGCACGTGCTCTTTCACTTACTCAAAACTCGTTTCCCCACCGTCTTATCCAGGGAATATGTTTTAGTATCCTCGGAAGATCCCCAGGAATGTGATAAAATTGCCGTGTTCTTTCCTTTCGGAGTGGCTGTATTTTGGGGGTGGGAAGAATTCGAAGAAATCAAAATCCTACAATCTATCGTCTCAGCATCTCCAGAAATTCTTCCTCAACCAGAAATCGATTGCTATAACTTCCATTACGGGGAAAAGCTCCAAATACGTAGAGATAGGCTCATCCTAGCCGATTCGCAACTCAATACAAAGCTAGCTATATCTTTCGGCCTTGCCCAGTCAGTCAAGCTCACCATATTCGAAGCGACTATTTATAAAACTATTGAAGATTCTAAACGCCTCCCCCAAGATCTCGCCACGAAAGGAAAGATCTCTATGCCTAGGAAGGCAATTGCAAAAAAGATTGGCAAGTTATTTTTAGACAAAGCCTCTGTAAATCTCCATTCTGATATTCTGGATGAACCTGATTTTTTCTGGGAACATCCAGAAACACAACCCATTTACATTGATGTTCTTAACTGCTTAGATATTAACGCTAGAATTAACGTTCTTAACCATAGATTAACAATTCTTGGGGACGTATTGGAAATTTTAAATGATCAACTCAACCATCAGCATTCCTCGTCACTAGAATGGACTATCATTTGGTTGATTATGTTAGAAGTTTCTGTCGCTCTCCTGAAAGACGTATTCAATGTCATTTAA
- a CDS encoding HPF/RaiA family ribosome-associated protein, with product MHSPQRRLAKQKKTPRREVANLEITGKSFHISQPLRQLIIEKSGQLLAVDSIHVVLTSHKEKQGTGVHLTASIGKETFQVKTQHSNAYSAVISAFKKIRTLANKHQKIRQDKKKHDIGLSKKEEHIVEIQESVHLYDDMLPIEAMDAWDSLKQYGYIPGSMKKTLSKKKTDLPVLSEDEAIKKFEASRDKVLVFLNEKEHKIQLIYKQNDDNYVLIEPTIAPGFHIF from the coding sequence ATGCACAGTCCTCAACGTCGATTAGCAAAGCAAAAGAAAACCCCAAGACGCGAGGTCGCCAATCTAGAAATCACAGGGAAGTCTTTTCATATTTCCCAGCCTCTACGTCAATTAATCATTGAAAAAAGCGGTCAATTACTTGCAGTAGACTCTATTCATGTAGTCTTAACTTCGCATAAGGAGAAGCAGGGAACCGGAGTGCATCTGACTGCCTCTATTGGGAAAGAGACCTTCCAAGTAAAAACCCAACACAGCAATGCTTATAGCGCGGTAATTTCCGCCTTTAAAAAAATCCGCACCTTAGCGAATAAACATCAGAAAATACGCCAAGATAAGAAGAAACACGATATAGGCCTATCGAAAAAAGAAGAGCACATCGTTGAGATTCAAGAATCTGTGCATCTTTATGATGATATGTTGCCTATAGAAGCTATGGACGCCTGGGATTCTTTAAAACAGTATGGTTATATCCCCGGATCTATGAAAAAGACTCTCTCTAAGAAAAAAACAGATCTCCCCGTTCTTTCTGAGGATGAGGCCATTAAGAAATTCGAAGCTTCCCGAGATAAAGTGCTGGTCTTCCTAAATGAAAAAGAGCATAAGATTCAGCTAATCTATAAACAAAACGACGACAATTATGTCCTCATCGAACCTACCATCGCCCCTGGATTCCATATCTTCTAA